One region of Cyanobium sp. M30B3 genomic DNA includes:
- a CDS encoding cation:proton antiporter: MLTAVIGVVALKLRQPLIIGYIIAGILVGPAALNWVSGGSELKLLSSVGISVLLFVVGLKLDVGLIRSVGPVALATGLGQIVFTSLFGFLIALGLGYAAVPALYIAVCLTFSSTIIIVKLLSDKREIDSLHGRIAVGFLVVQDIAVILAMILLTSFNLQGGGGIAGQAIRLLLVGSAFVLGTAATMRWVMPPLLGRLAQNQELLVLFAVAWAVGLAALADVVGFSKEVGAFLGGVSIASTAYREAIASRLTGLRDFLLLFFFIDLGSGLNVSAAGLQLGPALVLSLFVLVGNPLIVVAIMGAMGYRRRTGLMAGLTVAQISEFSLILAALGLQLGQLGEGEVSLITLVGVITIALSTYMILGSERLYRWLKDPLRLLERATPFSELGTSTSGPARVDVILLGLGRFGGAIHRQLQPHNLSILGIDFDPQALRLAAAQGLPVQYGDSEDPEFTASLPLSSATVVVSTLPSLEANAAIHHGLETAGFQGHFIATAHDEAEVAKLEFLGAQRTLLPFLDAAERAAELIVEDLLVLRAQAPA, from the coding sequence ATGCTGACGGCCGTGATCGGCGTGGTGGCGCTGAAGCTGCGCCAGCCGCTGATCATCGGCTACATCATCGCCGGCATCCTGGTGGGTCCCGCCGCCCTCAACTGGGTGTCGGGGGGCAGCGAGCTGAAGCTGCTCTCCAGCGTGGGCATTTCCGTGCTGTTGTTTGTGGTGGGGCTGAAACTCGACGTGGGCCTGATCCGCTCGGTGGGGCCGGTGGCCCTGGCAACGGGCCTGGGGCAGATCGTGTTCACCTCCCTGTTCGGCTTTCTGATCGCCCTGGGGCTGGGGTATGCGGCGGTGCCGGCGCTCTACATCGCCGTGTGCCTCACCTTCTCCAGCACGATCATCATCGTGAAGCTGCTCTCCGATAAACGGGAGATCGATTCGCTGCACGGCCGGATTGCGGTGGGCTTTCTGGTGGTGCAGGACATCGCCGTGATCCTGGCGATGATCCTGCTCACCTCCTTCAACCTGCAGGGCGGCGGCGGCATTGCCGGCCAGGCGATCCGGTTGCTGCTGGTGGGCAGCGCCTTCGTGCTCGGCACCGCCGCCACGATGCGCTGGGTGATGCCGCCGCTGCTGGGCCGGCTGGCCCAGAACCAGGAGCTGCTGGTGCTGTTCGCCGTGGCCTGGGCGGTGGGCCTGGCGGCCCTGGCCGATGTGGTGGGCTTCAGCAAGGAGGTGGGCGCCTTCCTGGGGGGCGTGTCGATTGCCTCAACGGCCTACCGGGAGGCGATCGCCTCCCGGCTCACGGGCCTGCGCGATTTCCTGCTGCTGTTCTTCTTCATTGATCTCGGCTCGGGGCTGAATGTGTCGGCCGCCGGCCTGCAGCTGGGGCCCGCATTGGTGTTGTCGCTGTTTGTGCTGGTGGGCAACCCGCTGATTGTGGTGGCGATCATGGGGGCGATGGGCTACCGGCGGCGCACGGGCCTGATGGCGGGCCTCACCGTGGCCCAGATCTCGGAGTTCTCCCTGATCCTGGCGGCCCTGGGGCTGCAGCTCGGTCAGCTGGGCGAAGGCGAGGTGAGCCTGATCACCCTGGTGGGGGTGATCACCATCGCCCTCTCCACCTACATGATCCTGGGCTCGGAGCGGCTCTACCGCTGGCTGAAGGACCCCCTGCGGCTGCTGGAGCGGGCCACCCCCTTCAGCGAACTGGGCACCAGCACCAGCGGCCCGGCGCGGGTGGATGTGATCCTGCTGGGGCTGGGCCGCTTCGGCGGCGCCATCCACCGGCAGCTGCAGCCCCACAACCTCTCGATCCTCGGCATCGACTTCGATCCCCAGGCCCTGCGCCTGGCGGCGGCCCAGGGCCTGCCGGTGCAGTACGGCGACTCGGAAGACCCGGAGTTCACCGCTTCCCTGCCGCTCTCCTCGGCCACGGTGGTGGTGAGCACCCTGCCCTCGCTTGAAGCGAATGCGGCCATCCACCACGGCCTGGAGACGGCTGGTTTCCAGGGCCACTTCATCGCCACCGCCCACGACGAAGCCGAGGTGGCCAAGCTGGAATTCCTGGGGGCCCAGCGCACCCTGCTGCCCTTTCTCGATGCGGCCGAGCGGGCAGCGGAGCTGATTGTGGAGGATCTGCTGGTGTTGCGGGCTCAAGCTCCGGCCTGA
- the dusB gene encoding tRNA dihydrouridine synthase DusB → MSAPPVLSDPQPAAAAARLQGRGALELGGNGALRHLRCRVLQSPLAGVSDRIFRGLVRRWAADALLFTEMVNATSLELGHGRQKVEELAEEAGPIGVQLFDHRPAAMAEAARRAEAAGAFLIDINMGCPVKKIARKGGGSGLIRDPELAARIVDTVAAAVRIPVTVKTRLGWCGAPDGDSATLAVRWCRQLEGAGAQLLTLHGRTREQGFKGSADWAAIAAVKQALAIPLIANGDIHSPDDALRCLAQTGADGVMVGRGTMGAPWLVGQIDAALCGRPIPPTPGPAEKLALAAEQLRALVAAKGDHGLLIARKHLSWTCNGFPGAPQLRHALMRAPTPAEALALLEQAQQTLEPS, encoded by the coding sequence ATGTCAGCCCCGCCCGTTCTCAGCGATCCCCAGCCCGCCGCGGCAGCTGCGCGCCTGCAGGGGCGAGGGGCCCTTGAGCTAGGCGGCAACGGCGCACTGCGCCATCTGCGCTGCCGGGTGCTGCAGTCACCGCTGGCGGGGGTGAGCGACCGCATCTTCCGGGGGCTGGTGCGGCGCTGGGCCGCCGATGCCCTGCTGTTCACCGAGATGGTGAACGCCACCAGCCTGGAGCTGGGCCACGGCCGCCAGAAGGTAGAAGAGCTGGCGGAGGAGGCCGGCCCCATCGGCGTGCAGCTGTTCGATCACCGCCCCGCCGCCATGGCCGAAGCGGCGCGGCGGGCTGAGGCCGCAGGCGCCTTCCTGATCGACATCAACATGGGCTGCCCGGTGAAGAAAATCGCCCGCAAGGGAGGCGGCAGCGGCCTGATCCGTGACCCCGAGCTGGCCGCCCGCATCGTCGACACCGTTGCCGCGGCCGTGCGCATCCCGGTCACCGTGAAAACCCGCCTGGGCTGGTGCGGCGCCCCCGACGGCGACAGCGCCACCCTCGCCGTGCGCTGGTGCCGCCAACTGGAGGGCGCCGGAGCCCAGCTGCTCACCCTGCATGGCCGCACCCGCGAGCAGGGCTTCAAGGGCAGCGCCGACTGGGCCGCCATCGCTGCGGTGAAGCAGGCGCTGGCGATCCCACTGATCGCCAACGGCGACATCCACAGCCCGGACGATGCCCTGCGCTGCCTGGCGCAGACCGGCGCCGACGGCGTGATGGTGGGTCGGGGCACCATGGGAGCCCCCTGGCTGGTGGGGCAGATTGATGCGGCCCTCTGCGGTCGGCCGATCCCGCCCACCCCCGGTCCGGCCGAAAAGCTGGCCCTGGCGGCCGAGCAGTTGCGGGCCCTGGTGGCCGCCAAGGGTGACCACGGACTGCTGATCGCCCGCAAGCACCTCAGCTGGACCTGCAACGGCTTCCCCGGCGCTCCCCAGCTGCGCCATGCCCTGATGCGCGCCCCCACCCCGGCCGAGGCCCTGGCCCTGCTGGAGCAGGCCCAGCAAACGCTCGAGCCGAGCTAG
- a CDS encoding precorrin-2 C(20)-methyltransferase, translating to MAPGPQLVNVGTPEAEAFRGLTLVGVGPGDAALLTVAAVRAIQAAAVVAYPVAREGGEGMAAAIAAPWIAPGQRRLPLLFPMVADAAPRIAAWHTAADALAARVTAGERVVLLCEGDVSLFASSSYVLLALRQRHPHCPLRLIPGVPAVCAAAAAASSADLAWPLALQSEGLLIRPTPEGGVDLLRLLERAASDGTVLALLKLGHRWSWVRPLLAERGVLEGALFAQRVGWPDQLLAPAVAVPADEQPYFSLLLIRQGWPEVLP from the coding sequence ATGGCGCCGGGGCCTCAGTTGGTGAATGTAGGAACCCCCGAGGCTGAGGCGTTCAGGGGGCTCACCCTCGTGGGCGTGGGGCCAGGCGATGCCGCACTGCTCACCGTGGCGGCGGTGCGGGCGATCCAGGCCGCGGCAGTGGTGGCCTATCCGGTGGCCCGTGAGGGCGGAGAGGGCATGGCGGCGGCGATTGCCGCTCCCTGGATTGCTCCCGGCCAGCGGCGGCTGCCGTTGCTGTTTCCGATGGTGGCGGACGCTGCGCCCCGCATCGCCGCCTGGCACACCGCCGCCGACGCCCTGGCGGCCCGGGTGACGGCTGGTGAACGGGTGGTGCTCCTCTGCGAGGGGGATGTGTCGCTGTTCGCCAGCAGCTCCTATGTGCTCCTGGCGCTGCGCCAGCGGCACCCGCACTGTCCGCTGCGGCTGATCCCGGGGGTACCGGCGGTGTGTGCGGCAGCCGCTGCTGCCTCCAGCGCAGACCTGGCCTGGCCCCTGGCCCTGCAGAGCGAGGGCCTGCTGATCCGCCCCACCCCCGAGGGCGGTGTCGATCTGCTGCGACTGCTGGAGCGGGCCGCCAGCGACGGCACCGTGTTGGCCCTGCTCAAGCTGGGGCACCGCTGGAGCTGGGTGCGGCCGTTGCTGGCGGAGCGGGGTGTGTTGGAGGGCGCCCTGTTCGCCCAGCGGGTGGGCTGGCCCGACCAGCTGCTGGCACCGGCTGTGGCGGTGCCAGCAGACGAGCAGCCCTATTTTTCGCTGTTGCTGATCCGGCAGGGCTGGCCAGAGGTGTTGCCCTAG
- a CDS encoding cupin domain-containing protein, translating to MSLLVLYRHDASTPARQEQHAELITSDAKRIQQELASRGIRFQRWPARAELPAGASPEQILAAYCSEIARVQAGGTYPTVDAIRLAPNHPDRDALRQKFLAEHTHSEDEVRFFVEGQGLFCLHLGDEVLQLICEAGDWIAVPAGTRHWFDMGPEPQFCALRFFNNPDGWVAQFTGDAIAASYPLLDQLGAPTA from the coding sequence ATGAGTCTGCTTGTTTTGTATCGGCACGATGCCAGCACCCCTGCTCGCCAGGAGCAACACGCCGAGCTGATCACCAGCGACGCCAAGCGCATCCAGCAGGAACTGGCCAGCCGTGGCATCCGCTTCCAGCGCTGGCCGGCCCGGGCCGAACTGCCCGCCGGTGCCAGCCCGGAGCAGATCCTGGCGGCCTACTGCAGCGAGATCGCCCGGGTGCAGGCCGGCGGCACTTACCCCACGGTGGATGCCATCCGCCTGGCCCCCAACCATCCCGACCGCGACGCCCTGCGCCAGAAGTTCCTGGCCGAGCACACCCACAGCGAAGACGAGGTGCGCTTCTTTGTGGAGGGGCAAGGCCTGTTCTGCCTTCACCTCGGCGATGAAGTGCTGCAGCTGATCTGCGAAGCCGGCGACTGGATCGCCGTGCCTGCCGGCACCCGCCACTGGTTTGACATGGGCCCCGAGCCCCAGTTCTGCGCCCTGCGCTTCTTCAACAACCCCGATGGCTGGGTGGCCCAGTTCACTGGCGACGCTATCGCTGCGAGCTACCCATTGCTCGATCAGCTGGGCGCCCCCACGGCCTGA
- a CDS encoding tRNA-(ms[2]io[6]A)-hydroxylase, with amino-acid sequence MQSRIRWLAAPTSQSWLEQAIARPDLVLIDHAHCERKAAGVALQLMFRYPGDGELGAALSALAREELEHFEQVLALLQARGIPLRPLPAPGYGSELSKAIRRQEPDRMLDAFLVAGLIEARSHERMGLLAAHSPDGELRDLYSDLLASEARHFGLYWLLAEGRFGRDITTARLEQLAAVEQSALEGPRGDPAQVRMHSAGVKGQAVGAPS; translated from the coding sequence CTGCAGAGCCGCATCCGCTGGTTGGCCGCTCCCACCAGCCAGTCCTGGCTGGAGCAGGCCATCGCCCGCCCCGATCTGGTGCTGATCGACCATGCCCACTGCGAGCGCAAGGCGGCGGGTGTGGCGCTGCAGCTGATGTTCCGCTATCCCGGCGATGGCGAGCTGGGGGCTGCCCTCAGTGCCCTGGCCCGGGAGGAGCTGGAGCACTTCGAGCAGGTGCTGGCCCTGCTGCAGGCCCGGGGCATCCCCCTGCGGCCGCTGCCCGCTCCGGGCTATGGCAGTGAGCTGAGCAAGGCCATCCGTCGCCAGGAGCCGGATCGGATGCTCGATGCTTTTCTGGTGGCCGGGCTGATCGAGGCCCGCAGCCACGAGCGCATGGGCCTGCTGGCCGCCCACAGCCCCGATGGGGAGCTGCGGGATCTCTACAGCGATCTGCTGGCCAGCGAGGCTCGCCATTTCGGCCTCTATTGGCTGCTGGCGGAAGGGCGTTTCGGGCGAGACATCACGACGGCCCGGCTGGAGCAGCTGGCCGCCGTGGAACAGTCGGCCCTGGAAGGGCCCAGGGGCGATCCCGCTCAGGTGCGGATGCACTCGGCGGGGGTGAAGGGTCAGGCCGTGGGGGCGCCCAGCTGA
- the aroQ gene encoding type II 3-dehydroquinate dehydratase — MQLLALHGPNLNLLGTREPGLYGSATLEQINTGLQERAAALGVAIDCFQSNHEGALVDRIHGARGMVDGILINAGAYTHTSIALRDALLAVAIPYVELHLSNTHAREPFRHHSFLADRAVGVICGFGPLSYGLALEGLVAQLRPVDGASA; from the coding sequence ATGCAGCTGCTCGCCCTCCACGGCCCCAATCTCAACCTGCTCGGCACCCGCGAGCCGGGGCTCTACGGCAGCGCCACCCTGGAGCAGATCAACACCGGCCTGCAGGAGCGGGCTGCTGCCCTGGGGGTGGCGATCGACTGTTTCCAGAGCAACCACGAGGGAGCCCTGGTGGACCGCATCCATGGGGCCAGGGGCATGGTGGACGGCATCCTGATCAATGCCGGCGCCTACACCCACACCTCGATCGCCCTGAGGGATGCCCTGCTGGCGGTGGCCATTCCCTATGTGGAGTTGCATCTGAGCAACACCCATGCCCGTGAGCCCTTTCGCCACCACTCCTTTCTGGCGGATCGGGCGGTGGGGGTGATTTGCGGCTTCGGCCCGCTCAGCTACGGGCTGGCGCTGGAGGGTCTGGTGGCCCAGCTGCGTCCCGTCGATGGTGCATCCGCCTGA
- a CDS encoding DUF1738 domain-containing protein: MASLIALLEAGTTPWRRDWDGAGGGHQVNLFSGRRYRGANPVLLQLGQHLRASSLPYWCGFAEARARGIFPRKGSKAVHVLRPQVHQGHLPEATGRAGEEEAEIQSASGSGWVSFRPMAVFNAADLEGEALAGLIAARRAADGLACRAEPERLAAAEQVLGRWPVPVRFEGDRACYLPAVDQIWLPARDCFHSAAALYATWAHEAIHSTGHANRLARDLSGGMGAAGDGGRAYAREELVAELGAVLLGDRLEIGSDASNHAAYLAGWLDLLRQSPRVLLRVLSDARRAADLICPELEECKTPSTKLAGITPKEITPQTSQMRGGVAEGPADGGRRISGNPAPSGTAVFDSPVPEGIRAGSP, encoded by the coding sequence ACTGGGATGGCGCCGGCGGCGGGCATCAGGTGAATCTGTTCTCGGGCCGCCGCTACCGGGGGGCCAATCCGGTGCTGCTGCAGCTGGGCCAGCATCTGCGGGCCTCCAGCCTCCCCTACTGGTGCGGTTTCGCCGAGGCCCGGGCCCGTGGCATCTTCCCCCGCAAGGGCAGCAAGGCGGTGCATGTGCTGCGGCCTCAGGTGCATCAGGGCCACCTCCCGGAGGCGACCGGGCGTGCCGGGGAGGAGGAGGCTGAAATCCAGTCCGCCAGCGGAAGTGGTTGGGTGAGTTTCCGGCCGATGGCCGTGTTCAATGCCGCCGACCTGGAGGGGGAGGCCCTGGCAGGGCTGATTGCGGCCCGCCGGGCCGCCGATGGGCTGGCCTGCCGGGCCGAGCCCGAACGGCTGGCGGCGGCGGAGCAGGTGCTCGGCCGCTGGCCGGTGCCGGTGCGCTTTGAGGGCGATCGGGCCTGCTATCTGCCGGCCGTCGACCAGATCTGGCTGCCAGCCCGCGACTGCTTTCACTCTGCGGCTGCCCTCTATGCCACCTGGGCCCATGAGGCGATCCATTCCACCGGGCATGCCAACCGGCTGGCGCGGGATCTCAGCGGTGGAATGGGGGCCGCGGGTGATGGCGGTCGGGCCTATGCCCGCGAGGAGCTGGTGGCTGAGCTGGGGGCAGTGCTGCTGGGCGACAGGCTGGAGATCGGCAGCGATGCCAGCAACCACGCGGCTTACCTGGCGGGTTGGTTGGACCTGCTGCGGCAGTCCCCTCGCGTGCTGCTACGGGTGCTCAGCGACGCCCGCCGCGCCGCCGATCTGATCTGTCCGGAACTGGAGGAGTGCAAAACGCCAAGCACGAAGCTGGCGGGGATCACACCGAAGGAGATCACACCGCAAACGTCCCAGATGCGGGGTGGCGTGGCGGAAGGCCCTGCCGATGGCGGCAGGAGGATCTCAGGGAATCCAGCCCCCTCTGGAACTGCTGTTTTTGATTCCCCGGTGCCCGAGGGAATCAGGGCTGGAAGCCCTTGA